The DNA segment AGCGCTGATGAAATGGAGAGtcgcacaggcagcagctgataGATGCCTCCGCAATTTCCATAGTGCAGGCGTTGCAAATACGGGCCATTCTACGGGAAACGGTGCAGGTTGTCGTTGCAGCAACAAGAGCGATGGCGGTCAGGACGCGTGAACTCCGACGCGATCCGAAATGCGAAATATGCGCGAGTTTTTGGGTCACAGAGATAAACGCACTAATGCACGATATACGAACGGTGTTCTAAAATATTGTGATTATACAGAAACCGAAAAATAGTGTGATAAACAGCgcgattttcaagaaaatataCTGAGCGATATGCGAAAGCGACTTTTAcgttaaacgtcaaacgtcaatTGCAAACGTCAATTTTTTGACGTCAAGGTACTCCAAGGGTTTccactgtgtgtttgtgaaggaTCTTCATTGAGTATCGCCTCTAGTCGTCCATTCTAAAATCTTAACGACATTCTGCAACGCTCTTTATCTTCAGAATCAAAATTACCATTTTGAAACTTGACAAACCACTTTCGAATAGCTACTTTAGCAAGAGAAAGATTAAAACCCTCTTCAACTAAAGCACGATGACTTCCGACAGATGTTTACTCTATGTATATTGTCAGGAATGAAACTGAAGGTACCACTTTGAAATTAACATTAGTTTGTTTAATCAGGCGATATCTGATTGTTTTCATTGTAATGCATTGCTAGGTATGCTATTTCTTCAAATGGTAAATTTAATGAAGGcaatttaaacattattttgcaATCTTGAAGCAAAATATATACaacaatttgcataattttaggcGTTTTATCTCTTTACAATTTATGTTAATTTGTTTCTGATTTGTTTAAATTGTGTATGAGGTTGCAAACCGTTTTAATTCAATCATTGGATACTAGTTGAATGAATGTGGAACATTTCGTCGAGTTAACTTTTACACAAAAGTGACGAAAATGTTCTCTTTCATTATCAGGTGCTGTGGTGTGTTCCATCAAACATCAAAATCATTCCGATGTCCCGTCCGTACGCACGTTCACTAATGTCGAGATAATGTTTGATTCCGTTTGTCTTTGGATTTGTGAAACTACTCTCCACCCAACCGGCTAAGATAAACATACATTTGGTTGCCTGCTATGACCAGAACGGTCGGTCTGGTCAACTGCTCAACTTCCTGGGCAGGCAGAATTAACAGACTGCCACTGTGCACCAATTTACTTTTAATCACATTATAATATATGCAAATGAAAGCAGTACACCAACAAAACGGCCCAACGCTCAAAGCATCGGCACAGGTTCTGGTTTTGTAGCCACAGCGGGAAAGAACAACTAAACTGCCGAAATCGAAACCGAAACTGTTTCATCTGCCCTCGCACATGGACCAGCTCCAGGGGCCGAATGGTGGTCATACGTGCTTACGGTAGCTAATTTTTCATACCAGCTCTTCCCAGCATATGTCACCCCACCGAATGGGTCGGCTTTGTGGTGTCCCCCCACTCTCCCCATCGACGGCGAGGCAAATGATAAGTCAGCAACATCGGAACGTATTTCAGCCTGGTCGCCTGGGTCAGGCCATACCGCCAACCAGGAAAGATGTCGATTGCGGGTTTCATCGAGATTTCATCGAGTGGTGGATGTAGATTTCCTGTGGCTAGCGTACGctactgccgctgctgccggcaAACTAGCTTCACCATCATAGAGCAGTGGAGATGACCTGCGAATCTTTCGGCTAGCTGATGCGGCAAATAAGCTACAATCGCATCCAACAGGTCCGAGCGAACATTCCACCAGCCGGACAGTGTGGGCTGGCAGCTCTGGTCAGCGGGACAGCGCTGTTGAGTCGGAGTAAACTGCGGAGGGTGCGGTTGGAAAAGTTCTCGAGCTGTCCGGGTCCCGAGGGTGGCCGGCCCGAGCGTCTCCAGATTCATCGCCGATTTCAGTGTGAAAAGAGCGTGCCCGAACCGAGCGAACGGCGGTGAGGATGGAATGACAGAAATTATAAACATTCCCCCTGTCTCGTACCGCTTCATCGCCCTTACGACTCTCTTTccgacaaaaaataaaatccctCCCGGCACGGCAAATGGTGGCGGTTGGTTTTAGCATTTTCATCCTCCCCCCTCCTGTGGTGTATGATTTCCGAAGGGAAATTTAGGATGTCGACTGACTGTGTGGAAGTACGTTGCCATTTCCCCCCGCGGTACCGTAGCGTGCTGTACCACTTCCGACCTGCACTGTACACAGAGGGCCGTTCATTCGTACAGCGTCCTGACACTGGAAGGGAGAGCATGGGCAGAGGCGGAAAAGGAAAACGAGCAAACGGTGATGAAATATCATTTTACAgagtgaaaaattaaatttaggtgatttaatttatagcgaaattaaaatattagCCTTTCGGGCAACAGCGATCGTCTCGGGTCTCGGGTTTGCTGCCTGCCAGCCGCTATGACGGGTGGGGTTACAGTATGCCTGGGATGCTCATCCCGGGCTGTTGATTTGAAGCGATTTAGTCGATTTATGCAAATGCCGTAGCGAATgggaattgtgtgtgtgtgtgtgtgggttgtgcTCGGGGTCGGCAATGCGGCTGACGGGTTTTGGGCCCGGGGTTGATGTTAGTTAGCTGTGGAATGAAAGCAAATTCAATTCCCGGTCCTGGGTTTGTGCGGAACGGGCCTTGAGATGGAGTGTCGAGATTTGTGGTGGAAATTTAGAAAGGTGATAAGGATCGAGCGCCGGAACGATTAACAAAACGATGGTGGAACTGAGGATTCTGGCTGGTTTGCTTGGAATGCGTTGGATGGAATTAATAGGATCCCGTGCAAATGTTGCagtgagtttgacagttgttttttttttttttttaacgatgaTGCACTTAAGCATTTGCAGCTATAGTTTattagaaaatgtttaaacaaAGCTTGTTAATGATTGGCACTTACATTCTGCCTTTTAATATTATGTCCCAATTGAGCATGTTTTGGTTTGCAGATTGCATAATTCAAATGGTGCAggttgcatactttaaggcacCAAATTATGATGACATAAAGCGTTTGACAGTCTTCATTTTTTAACTACAGTTATCTATATGTTATGCACCTCAACATCGAGATTGTCGGTATATATTGAACAAATGTTTGATTTCTCAAATAGATTATATACAGGAACAATTCTGTAACTCTTGATAAAAATTGTTCGATCTTTATCAAAATGTTTAGACCGATAAAAGTCATATATGCGATGTAACGTCTACACGATACGGTTGACGCAGTTAATgtgtgtttaaattaaaaatcaattacaaaTAAACTCGTTCTACACTGGCACACATCCCTAATTCTACAACATGCTTCCTATCCGGTGTAAATGATTATCTTAGCAGCCAATTTGCAGTGCTGTATTGCCGTGGCTTTCAACGGCATCGTCGGTCGTGCTGCAGACATACATGAATATTCATCCCCACCGGAGCTGGTATCAGAGCcagtgtgcgtatgtgtgtgtgtgtgtgtgcgattgcaATGTTATGTTTTGCAACAGCTTAAAGTGTGTAAAGATTCCTCTACGATAAACTTCCGCCTTTCCTTAAGACACCCTGGCGCGCGTCTGCCAGACACGGTTTTATTATGTTAATGTATGCTCGCAAATGAGATTAGGATCGTAGCGAACCCGGGACGCTCCGGGCGTATGCTGATGATATTGCAAAGATTGAGATTGAGTGTTTTAGAGTCAATACACCTTCCGGAGCACACAAGCACAtgtatccacacacacacacacacatacacgagcATCTCCCTGCACAACGGCAAGTCCATCAGAACATCGGCCGGAGCAATTTCTTATCTTATCATACCGGGCTCCCTGGTGCCGTgggagaaaggaaagaaataacaATTAATTTGATCGCTCCGACAATGATGTTGCCGATGGGTGAAGCATAAAGCAGACGGCTTACATTAACGGCAGTGTGGGGAGATGGCAGCCTCCAGTCTGCCGTTCGCCGCCGAAGGTCCAAAGGTACGAACGATAGGGTCAGCGTGTAGACGGCAGCcatttcaataatgctttcaGAGATCCCGGTCCGGGCCCAGCGATCCGAAAGGATAGGCGAAAGATTTCGGTAGTAACGTTATTAGTTGGCGCTGCACAGCGTAAAAGGGGTTAAGAGCATCGCTACTTTCCAACCGTAAGCGGGCACGATTAAGGGGCTGCGCGTTAAGAAGCCAGGTGTTGGCCAGGAATTTTCCCCATTTTGCTCGAGGCCGGTGAACACGACGATATGGGGGAAATCAATTGGCTAGCGAACCATTTCACGACCTCCAATCTCGACATTGGATCTGCACCACTTTGACCGGAACCGTTACCCCTTTCTCCGGAGTGAAAACCGTATGCGAATCGGTGTTATGTTGTGTTAGGTTGATAAAAGTCAAATTTTTCGGAAGAATCTCAGCTCTCAGGTTGGTCCGTCGATTTACGTTTGGGGCGGTTGGCTCGAGGATTTGTATGCTCACGCCGATAGAAACAAGGCTTTCCGGGCCGGCCCTTATCGTTCGTTTGGTGGTTGCCAGCGTGCCCGTGCTGCGTGCCGGTTGGTAGGATTAAACTCATTCACTACCGGGATAGCATTCCCATTCACCAGCGAGCAGAGCAACGTACCAATTTCCGGTGTACGGTTCGTTCACGTCCCGGAGGTCTTTAACGGGGGACTGTTGTGCGCGTACCTGGTCGTACGTGGACTCAATTGCGAAGAGGGCATCGGGGGCGTTCTAATCGGCATCCGACCATCGCCCAACGTCCTTCGTCTCTTGCCCAGACGGAGGAACATACATGAGCACAGGACGTTCACCTAAATGGCAAAGGTGAGTCTTGAACAGTTAGCGCTAACCGACgcgcatttgtgtgtgtaccagGGAGTGTGTGGGGGCAGAAATGCTGAAATGCCAAACGGCCGAGCAGAAATGGTAATAAAAATCTTtgaaaaactcacacacacacaaaacccacaTCCGGACGGTGGGCGCACGTTGTCGGTTCTCCGGGGCAagattcaatttaatttttgatctTCTTTTATGACTTTCAATTTCGGGTTAATCGTTCCGGGAGAGGCACGGGACGTCGGTCGGTTCATTAGAGGGTAGATTAGCCCTTTGCCGTGTGACGTGGCTATCGGCCAGGACTAgggcgtgtgtttttttttgtgtgtatgtgtttcgaTATGGCAGACTCCATCTGCTACATCTCGAGCGAGTCCTTAACGCTCGTACGTTTTTAGATGGTGGGTTTTTTCCCGTTGTTGTGTGCCGGTGGGTAGAGTAATTTGCTTCCACACAGCGCTCCATGGCGCTCAACAGCAGCGGCGGAATGGTTCGTCCAGCGGGCTAATGGTTTGTGTTCTATCGTGGGGAAGGGCTCCAGAACAGTTCCTGTGGTGTGGAACCAGTTGTTATGGGCCGTGTTACGCAATGGCCGCACGGATTTGGATCCCACATGGGGGTCCGCTCGTCGTTACAAATTACGATCCGGCCAGCAGGCGCCAGTTTTAGGCTTTCGGTTTATTGAAAAGGGTTAAAATTAATTGGTTTAAGTAGTGCCCGTAGGCTCACATTCACTTATCGCTTCGGGGAATCCAAAATGCGAGTACCTGCGAGGGTGCCGATGGGcgcacaaaaaacaaccattcTGCCCCGCCCGAGGCCTTGTGCGGAAGGGCAGAATCCGTGCTGATAGAATAATCAATGAACCGTGTTTACCTTGAAGACTGTAGAGTTTTGTCGGATGGTCCAGTGCCGATGTGGATGTTATCGATTTCCGAAACATTTGACGTTGGATGGATTAAACGATTGCGGCATCGTGTTCGTTTTGCCGAGATGGCTAGTTTTGCCAGTTTTACAGCGATTCTTCTCAGAACATCCCAATTTGGGTGCTAGCGACCAACCAGGGTTAATGTTACTGTTTGCTAAAGCTAATGGTACGTGTGTACGACGATAACGATACTAGAAAAATAATGCTCAAAAGGTAATAGATAAAGCTTTGATACGATAAGCAGTCTTGCAGACTGTATGTACGCTATGTGGTTTTGGAAGCTTTATTCATGAAAATACACTGCTGTGTATGGCTTCGTACCGTTATAATGATGATATATGTATGAAGCCACCCGCTTCACAATTAGTTGCAACTGTTCAGGGTGTAGATTAAAAAAGAGTCTTTTACAATTTGACATGCACATTTCCCTTCGGCGATACAGTGATGGAAATTAATGACGGTACCTTTGCTGGATGGATTACAGTGGAGGATAAAAAATGAGCTCAAAAAATTAACTCATGCACCGACAAATATGAACTGTTGGATGTTGTGGTTCGAGCAGTCAGTTGCAGTACCGGGTTGGATTTTGCGTCAGCTGAAATTAAgcttaatgaataaaaatgaatgttttatttccGTTGCGTATTACTTGAGTCTGAACTGGCTGGTGATAATCACGAATGTGCAGAAGTAAAGAGAGTTCTGTAGAACGCTACAAACAATAAAGCTCTTTCACCCTTCCTGGCTTTCACTCCGGCTCTGGGTTTCTTGCTTAACAGTGCGAAAAATACAATAATCTTGCACACTTGCTTTCTACAGGTGTAACGACCGTCCTGTAACAGTTCCCGATGGTTGAAACTGCTTTTTTAAGGATTTTGCCCGATTATCAGTCTCACTTTTGTTCGTGTTTCAAATAGATTTGGAATTGGCAAGGGACAGCAAGCAACATCAACGGGCCATGCACTCGATTCTCGTTAGGATTACGGCCGCAGTACTGGTAAATTGTAACGTGCATACACTACCAGCAGTAGAGTAAATTTAAAAGCAACCTGTTACGGATTACCTGTTTGGATTCTCGTGATGCTCGTGATTCATGTGAATGTTCGGTTTGCTTGCCTCCTGTTTTATCGCGAAATGTTTGTTATAGGTTTAGTATGATGTAATACAAAGGAAATATGGTCTACCGGAGTAAAGTAAGCTTTGAAGATTATGCATGCATTTTGAAAGCAGTCGCAAGAGTTTTAATTGTGGCATGAATAACACGTAATTTACATCACGTTTGTTTCCATTTGTGCAAATAAGCACTTCACAGTGTTCAGTTCAAAATGCCTAATTCTAATGTTATGGTGTTGATGGTGTGTGCTGCTTACAGATTGATGCGTATAATACCAACAGGAAATAAGCAAATGATTAGGAAAGCCATGTATTTCCAATTCTAGGTGTATCTGGTCCCCCGTTGGAGGCTAACTATTCCAACAAAACTGTGTCAGAATAGGAGAAAAACGCCCAAATGTATGCGCTACTCATGACAAACTAATCATTTTGCGACTGGTGTTAATAAACCTTCATTTAAAATAGTTTTCGCCTGAGTTGTGAGTGCTTGTGTGATTTTTAATCCCATAAAATGTTGAACCCTTGCAAACTACGCTATAAATCTGGCCAGGTATTTTTAAAATCCACGGAACTTGTCAATATTTCTTTATCACCGACGCTATGTACTTTTACCAAATTGCATCTACAACCCACAAACAGACAAAGTTTCACGTAAACAGTTTAGCACTGCCCGGGTCACTTTACAAATCCCCACACGCCTGCGGTTGGCCTTTTTCCGTTAACCGAATCAACTTGGTTGCTGCGTATCGATGGGAAATACACTTTGAGGGCCCTATCTGCTTCTTTGATATGGTGCGTTGATCCATCTGGTCTTTCGCAGTAATCCACCTGTTTTGAATTATCGCACGTTGAAATTGGATTTCGTGCCGTGTTGAGAACGCTGGTGCATGCGCTATATCCGTGTACCGGTGCGTGCTACCGTTCCGAACGGCGATGGTCTTGTTCGGTgagattaattttattatctCAATGATTAGGGTCCGATTGGTTTACGGTCGCTTTCGCGAACTGCAGACCAACCGGGTCGTGTGGGTTTCCAATTTTCGATCCCTCGGCTTTGTGCCGTGTGCAGGCGTAAGAGTTGTGTTTCTTATGGTAGTCGGCATGTCTTGCCGGTCTGACTGGCAGTGTGACAAAGTGCTGCAAGGATAAGAGGCAACAGCTCTAGGTGCGTGATGCTGCCCGCCCAAGCTGGTGGTTTACATGGTTATTTTGTGGTAATAAGGAATAAAAACAACGATCGTAGCGTTCGGAACATGATGTAATTTGTACGCTTGTTCCACCAAGTAGAGCCTTCGGGGAATATGGAATCTTGATGCAATAAAGGTCAAACGTAATGTTGCTGCAGCAACTGTTGGACAGCTGCTGAAAAGCCCCGGAGAGCGAAAGTGTGTTGCTACACAAATCATAAGCCGTGGCAACAGACGGTTGGACACTGTTGGAAGGATGCACTCAAAACCAAGCATCACCAAACGACAAAGGAACAATATGCTCGGATGATCCTTCGCTTTCGTCCTTACCGTTGCTGGAGGGCAATCGCTGTGCATGAGGTTAGACTGTTTTATTCTTTCTATAGGATGGGTAGAGCAATCCTTTCTGACCTAATGGACTGTTTAGCTCCGGGCTAAGTCATCTTGAGTAGCCATGTATCCAGgggtaaaaaagaaagaatgcgAAAAGAATGGTGCTGGTTACGTATTTGAATCGTTAGAAACGGAGATTGTTGCTGCAACTGTTGTTGTATTTCACACGGAATAGAACTATGAGCAATAGTTTGAAGTAAAATTgagcatttttcttttgcttagAAACGTTAACTTTGCCTTACCACACATCCGCTCGTGAAAAAGTTAATGGATTCTCTGTAACTTCTTACTCGTGACCATAAAGTACTTGGACAGAGGTACCGTAGTGCGCTGAGCACTTTAGCTTTTAATCCTCCATCTCAAGATGAAAGACAAACAAGGGTTGGTTTGCTTTGGCTGTCCGTGTCCAATCAGCAtgagaaaggaaaacatatCGATAAAGTGACAATGGACGCAGCTGGACGCACTCTTTCCGAGGTGCCAGGATTATAAGCATCCTTGGTTACTATCACAACAAGAACCTACTGTGATACCGTTCCTTATCACCCTGCAACAGATTAACGGAAGCATCCTTCTCCAAAACAGTACACATTTCACAGCGTCACGTACATCGGCAGCCCTCGGTTCGGTTCGACTTGAATACCCGTTTTTCCGGTGGTTAAATGGGGAAGATTTCTCGTTTGTCACCGAAAAGCGGAAGTGACTCGGCCAATACTGGATCAATTTTCAAGAACCCGATGTACCGAAACGCTTATTCCCGCTGCGAAACCCCTCCGAAGCTTTGCCATTTAGGGACTGTTGCTGCTCCGAATGCGCCACATGACTTTCACGCGACCCGTTGGCCGCTAGGTATACcatcaattttcaattagCTAGGTGAGTTGACAGAATGTGACAGAGCCGGTtggtgttttgctgttttcttgCATCTTTGTTGGCAAAGTAGCATAGTCCTCAGCACAAGTGGATCGGCTTGAGAGGCATGGTGGTTGAGTGATTCTGCCGAATAAATTCAATAACCTTGCCGATGTATTGTTAGCCCGTTGGGCCATGGGCCACGGGAGGagtttttctttgttggtgGAATTTTTGAGAAACCGTTTAGAGACGTTTATTGTGGTATCGGTTCGTTCGTGGAATTGAGGGACAATAAAAGGTTCCAAGCGACGACCGTCCCCAAGATGTGATATCAATGCCGACAAATATGTACTGGACTCGCATTCAAGCGGCGCGGATACAGCAATGCCAGCACGAGCTGCACAATCACGATTGAATGATGAGTGGTAACAAGTTTTATTACATTGCTCTATATACAGTGTACCGGTAACGTGTGGCTGAGCCTTTCCATGGTCGCTGCGAAGTGAACGCATCTTTGGTCCGACGAGGGTGCATCGTTACTAATCCTAGCGGTATGGGGCACCCGTAGAGTGCTAGAGTTAGAAGACTGGTGTCGTGAATGGTGGTGGGAgcgttctacttcttcttGTAGATGTAGTCCAGCTCGGACAGGTAGACGGCGGTGGGCTGGGGAGCGACCTGCAGCCCGGCAAGCTGCGCGTTGTTAAGCAACACGAGCTGCTGCAGGGTCGACTCGGGAAGACTGATGAGATACACTGGACGCTGCTGTaccacctgctgctgctgctgctgctcctggtcAGCCACATACACGGCGGCAGGCAGTTCCTCCAGACGCTGGCTCGGCCGGTTGACCAGCGTTAGGGGAGCAGGACGGCGGGCGTTAAGCTGCTGGCGGCGGCGCAGCTTAGCGCTCACGTTGGTATCATCGGCCGTCGGTTCCGGGGCGCCAGTAGCATCTTCGTAGTCTTCGTAAGCCGCAGTGGTAGTCATGGTGTCGCTCGATTCCGTCGTTGTCGACTGCTCCTCCTGGACCGGTGTCGTCGTCTCGGCGGCTGGTGCCTGCTCGGTGGTGAAAGCGGGTGGCATCTCCTCGCCCGGCAGCGGGAACGCTTGGTCCGGCTTGGGATAGTGGTAGCCGGCGGACATCGGCTTGGGATAGTGGTAGCCGGCCGGTTGCTCTGCTGCCGGCGGTGCGTCCTCCAGCCGGGCAAAGCGTACGTTCGGTCGCTGCACAGCGAAGGACGCGGCACGGGGCCGGAAGCGCAACGGTGGCTCGGCAGCGACCACAGCGACCAGTGCGAACAGGACGATCACGGTGCGCGTCATGATGGAGGCGGCGATaaggtttttgctgctgcggaaACAAGCACGCTTGAGGGAGCGGAAATTAATTGATTGATGAGATAACCGAAACTGATATCGATTCAGCACGCTGCGGTCGGCTTTTATATGTTGCGAGCGCGCTAGGACGCTGCTAAACCGATTCGCACGCTCCCAAACCCCAGCTGCACCGAGCTCTCCCCACCAAACCCACCATCACCGTACACTTGGCAGCGGGAAAAGGTGGCGAAGGTGTCACAGTGTCAACCGAAAAGCAATTACCGCGTACGACCGTCAGCTgttagtgagtgtgtgtgtagttttgcATGCCGCCCGTGAGCGGCCGCGGTACGCGGTATGGAGCGTTAAGGATCCCTCCACCCCTTCCATCTCCTCTGTATCACGCTCTAATCACTCACCACCATCGACCGGAA comes from the Anopheles coluzzii chromosome 2, AcolN3, whole genome shotgun sequence genome and includes:
- the LOC120950523 gene encoding uncharacterized protein LOC120950523 produces the protein MTRTVIVLFALVAVVAAEPPLRFRPRAASFAVQRPNVRFARLEDAPPAAEQPAGYHYPKPMSAGYHYPKPDQAFPLPGEEMPPAFTTEQAPAAETTTPVQEEQSTTTESSDTMTTTAAYEDYEDATGAPEPTADDTNVSAKLRRRQQLNARRPAPLTLVNRPSQRLEELPAAVYVADQEQQQQQQVVQQRPVYLISLPESTLQQLVLLNNAQLAGLQVAPQPTAVYLSELDYIYKKK